A window of the Parambassis ranga chromosome 17, fParRan2.1, whole genome shotgun sequence genome harbors these coding sequences:
- the rc3h1b gene encoding roquin-1 isoform X3 — translation MPVQAPQWTEFLLCPICTQTFEETVRRPISLGCGHTVCKMCLNKLHRKACPFDQTAISTDIEQLPVNTALLQLVGGQVPKAQPVALINSPEDSQHYEEARQCVEELALYLKPLSNTRGVGLSSTAQSMLSRPMQRKLVTLVHCQLVEEEGRVRAMRAARSLGERTVTELILQHQNPQQLSSNLWAAVRARGCQFLGPAMQEEALKLVLLALEDGSALSRKVLVLFVVQRLEPRFPQASKTSIGHVVQLLYRASCFKVTKRDEDSSLMQLKEEFRTYEALRREHDSQIVQIAMEGGLRIAPDQWSSLLYGDQSHKSHMQSIIDKLQTPASFAQSVQELTIALQRTGDPANLNRLRPHLELLANIDPSPDAPPPTWEQLEKGLVAVKTVVHGLVDFIQNHSKKGADPQQPPQHSKYKTYMCRDMKQKGGCPRGASCTFAHSQEELEKYRKMNKRLAARLPGSGGLLPDEGLPLDVAVTRKPSPLTNGSGAPSLPQLIARGTDTVSYELLRKPVKLDGGSPSAPGSPPDVLDPLPKPGMPLPPHAMAHPRMPTDHLSGVKHIPVVARGSPVYPHPQLPEMCYETRPPPSASQYEPSQYPTGYPYQQPPQYVPRDYIRNPPPPSESGPPYQDPYSNYGPPERTYQAPHSGPPFSYPHPPHYDRGRHGTYAGPPPPPQPYPSQRDALVRMSPAPLDVPPQSAAQTNSLYHQEPSARDRYPPDGYYQPGGQPPPMRAYARGPSYSGSQHSLDYLHRRRQELLSQLEERKVISPPPFAASPTLSHTFPSDYPPEFGEESSKTLVKCREPDYTGQYSPWSCETIGSYIGSKDAKPKDVMVPGTMEMMNVEAKGLREPSLDAPRRGADVKDDDPIIPFGPQPTVSRFGAISRTSKTGYQTTGPVQAMASTPQNPTSKHMAMPAEYTYGSHGGWGGASYPSHQTASSSQGHFSERLPMAAPDREQLKIELQQVNQQINQQTQMHSIEREASALAVQPVQPSQGQAGVATQQQQAKWPAGGANATAVSSEQLSLELHQVEREIGKRTREMAMENQVAHDVQQYKMKPTENGQPEHKTQLEEISLALGEVSNGSSSLQESAVGGSMLSLTNKTSALSLCSDQGATGSEVQKNGVVHSCS, via the exons ATGCCAGTGCAAGCACCACAATGGACAGAGTTCCTGTTGTGCCcaatctgcacacagacatttgAGGAGACTGTTCGCCGGCCCATCAGTCTGGGCTGTGGACATACTGTCTGCAAGATGTGCCTGAACAAGTTGCACCGTAAGGCCTGTCCCTTTGACCAGACGGCCATCAGCACAGACATCGAGCAGCTTCCTGTCAACACAGCCCTGTTGCAGCTGGTGGGAGGCCAG GTTCCTAAGGCTCAGCCAGTTGCCTTGATTAACAGTCCAGAGGACTCCCAGCATTATGAGGAGGCCAGGCAGTGTGTGGAAGAGCTGGCCCTCTACCTCAAACCTCTCAGCAACACCCGAG gCGTGGGTCTGAGCAGCACAGCCCAGAGCATGCTGAGTCGACCCATGCAGAGGAAACTGGTAACTCTGGTTCATTGTCAGCTGGTGGAAGAAGAGGGCCGTGTTAGAGCCATGAGAGCTGCCCGCTCTCTGGGAGAGCGAACCGTCACCGAACTCATCTTGCAGCACCAGAATCCACAGCAGCTCTCCTCCAATCTGTGGGCTGCTGTCCGTGCAAGAGGATGTCAGTTTCTTGGCCCAG CGATGCAGGAAGAAGCTTTAAAGTTGGTCCTCCTTGCTCTAGAAGATGGTTCAGCTCTGTCTAGGAAGGTGTTGGTCCTTTTTGTAGTCCAGAGGCTTGAGCCACGCTTCCCTCAGGCATCTAAAACTAGCATAGGTCATGTGGTGCAGCTGCTCTACAGGGCTTCCTGCTTCAAG GTCACCAAACGTGATGAAGATTCATCCTTAATGCAGTTGAAGGAGGAATTCCGTACCTATGAGGCTCTGCGGCGTGAGCACGACTCACAGATCGTTCAGATTGCCATGGAGGGTGGATTGCGCATTGCACCGGACCAGTGGTCTTCTCTGTTGTATGGAGATCAATCTCACAAGTCACACATGCAGTCTATCATCGATAAG CTGCAGACCCCAGCCTCTTTTGCTCAGAGTGTCCAAGAGCTGACAATTGCACTGCAAAGGACTGGAGACCCAGCCAACCTTAACAGGCTGCGGCCACACCTGGAACTCCTGGCCAACATTGATCCCAGTCCTG ATGCTCCTCCACCTACATGGGAGCAGCTTGAGAAGGGGTTGGTAGCAGTAAAAACAGTGGTACATGGCCTGGTGGACTTCATCCAAAACCACAGCAAGAAAGGAGCTGATCCCCAACAG CCTCCTCAGCATAGCAAGTACAAGACATACATGTGCCGTGACATGAAACAAAAGGGAGGCTGTCCTCGTGGAGCTAGCTGCACCTTTGCCCACTCTCAGGAAGAACTGGAGAA GTATCGTAAGATGAATAAGCGTCTGGCAGCTCGCCTCCCTGGTTCAGGAGGGCTTTTGCCAGATGAGGGCCTTCCTCTTGATGTAGCAGTGACCCGGAAGCCTTCGCCCCTCACCAATGGCAGTGGTGCACCCTCTTTGCCCCAGCTGATTGCTCGTGGCACTGACACAGTCTCCTATGAACTGTTGCGTAAACCTGTCAAGCTGGATGGAGGAAGTCCTAGTGCCCCAGGATCACCTCCTGATGT GCTGGACCCTCTGCCCAAACCTGGTATGCCTCTGCCACCTCATGCAATGGCACATCCAAGAATGCCCACAGATCACCTCTCTGGAGTAAAGCACATTCCTGTAGTAGCCAGAGGTTCACCAGTGTACCCCCATCCTCAACTCCCTGAGATGTGCTATGAAACACGCCCTCCTCCTTCTGCCTCTCAGTATGAGCCCTCACAGTACCCCACAG GGTACCCGTACCAACAACCACCACAGTATGTTCCACGGGATTACATCCGTAACCCGCCTCCCCCTAGTGAATCAGGACCCCCTTACCAGGACCCTTACTCTAATTATGGCCCCCCGGAGCGCACCTACCAGGCCCCTCACTCTGGCCCACCCTTCTCCTATCCTCACCCTCCACACTATGACAGAGGTCGCCACGGAACCTACGCGGGCCCACCACCTCCCCCACAGCCTTACCCATCTCAAAGGGATGCCCTGGTCAGAATGAGTCCAGCACCTCTGGATGTTCCCCCACAATCAGCAGCGCAGACAAACTCACTCTACCACCAGGAACCCAGTGCGCGGGATAGATACCCACCAGATGGTTACTATCAACCAGGTGGCCAGCCTCCGCCTATGAGGGCTTATGCCAGG GGACCATCATATAGTGGTTCCCAACATAGCCTGGACTACTTACACAGACGTCGGCAGGAGCTGTTATCCCAGCTGGAAGAAAGGAAGGTCATTTCCCCTCCACCGTTTGCTGCTTCACCTACTCTTTCGCACACCTTCCCCAGTGACTACCCACCTGAG TTTGGTGAAGAGAGCTCCAAAACCTTAGTGAAATGCAGAGAGCCTGACTATACAGGGCAATATTCCCCCTGGTCGTGTGAAACTATTGGCTCATACATAGGCTCGAAGGATGCCAAACCCAAAGACGTTATGGTTCCTGGTACCATGGAGATGATG AATGTGGAAGCTAAAGGTCTTAGGGAACCATCACTGGATGCTCCTCGGAGAGGTGCAGATGTTAAGGATGATGACCCTATAATTCCATTTGGCCCTCAACCCACCGTGTCTCGCTTTGGTGCTATTTCTCGCACCTCAAAGACGGGCTACCAGACCACTGGTCCTGTGCAGGCTATGGCCTCAACTCCTCAGAACCCAACCTCTAAACATATGGCCATGCCAG CAGAATACACTTATGGAAGCCATGGAGGATGGGGTGGAGCTTCATACCCCTCCCACCagactgcctcctcctctcagggACATTTTAGTGAGCG CCTACCAATGGCAGCCCCAGACAGAGAACAGTTAAAGATTGAGTTGCAGCAGGTTAACCAGCAGATCAACCAGCAGACCCAAATGCACAGCATTGAG AGGGAGGCCAGTGCTTTGGCAGTTCAGCCTGTGCAGCCCAGCCAGGGCCAGGCAGGAGTAgccacacaacagcagcaggccaagtggccagcagggggagcaaaTGCAACAGCTGTCTCCAGTGAACAGTTAAGCCTGGAGCTCCaccaggtggagagagagattGGCAAGAGGACCCGCGAAATGGCTATG GAAAACCAAGTAGCCCATGATGTCCAGCAGTATAAGATGAAACCTACAGAGAATGGACAGCCAGAGCACAAGACTCAGTTGGAAGAAATCTCGCTGGCTCTTGG CGAGGTGTCAAATGGCTCCAGCAGTCTGCAAGAAAGTGCAGTGGGCGGGTCCATGCTGTCACTGACAAATAAGACGTCTGCTTTGAGCCTATGCTCCGATCAGGGTGCTACTGGCTCAGAGGTGCAGAAGAATGGGGTTGTCCATTCCTGCTCTTAG
- the rc3h1b gene encoding roquin-1 isoform X2: MPVQAPQWTEFLLCPICTQTFEETVRRPISLGCGHTVCKMCLNKLHRKACPFDQTAISTDIEQLPVNTALLQLVGGQVPKAQPVALINSPEDSQHYEEARQCVEELALYLKPLSNTRGVGLSSTAQSMLSRPMQRKLVTLVHCQLVEEEGRVRAMRAARSLGERTVTELILQHQNPQQLSSNLWAAVRARGCQFLGPAMQEEALKLVLLALEDGSALSRKVLVLFVVQRLEPRFPQASKTSIGHVVQLLYRASCFKVTKRDEDSSLMQLKEEFRTYEALRREHDSQIVQIAMEGGLRIAPDQWSSLLYGDQSHKSHMQSIIDKLQTPASFAQSVQELTIALQRTGDPANLNRLRPHLELLANIDPSPDAPPPTWEQLEKGLVAVKTVVHGLVDFIQNHSKKGADPQQPPQHSKYKTYMCRDMKQKGGCPRGASCTFAHSQEELEKYRKMNKRLAARLPGSGGLLPDEGLPLDVAVTRKPSPLTNGSGAPSLPQLIARGTDTVSYELLRKPVKLDGGSPSAPGSPPDVLDPLPKPGMPLPPHAMAHPRMPTDHLSGVKHIPVVARGSPVYPHPQLPEMCYETRPPPSASQYEPSQYPTGYPYQQPPQYVPRDYIRNPPPPSESGPPYQDPYSNYGPPERTYQAPHSGPPFSYPHPPHYDRGRHGTYAGPPPPPQPYPSQRDALVRMSPAPLDVPPQSAAQTNSLYHQEPSARDRYPPDGYYQPGGQPPPMRAYARGPSYSGSQHSLDYLHRRRQELLSQLEERKVISPPPFAASPTLSHTFPSDYPPEFGEESSKTLVKCREPDYTGQYSPWSCETIGSYIGSKDAKPKDVMVPGTMEMMNVEAKGLREPSLDAPRRGADVKDDDPIIPFGPQPTVSRFGAISRTSKTGYQTTGPVQAMASTPQNPTSKHMAMPEYTYGSHGGWGGASYPSHQTASSSQGHFSERLPMAAPDREQLKIELQQVNQQINQQTQMHSIEAASNSLLLQREASALAVQPVQPSQGQAGVATQQQQAKWPAGGANATAVSSEQLSLELHQVEREIGKRTREMAMENQVAHDVQQYKMKPTENGQPEHKTQLEEISLALGEVSNGSSSLQESAVGGSMLSLTNKTSALSLCSDQGATGSEVQKNGVVHSCS, from the exons ATGCCAGTGCAAGCACCACAATGGACAGAGTTCCTGTTGTGCCcaatctgcacacagacatttgAGGAGACTGTTCGCCGGCCCATCAGTCTGGGCTGTGGACATACTGTCTGCAAGATGTGCCTGAACAAGTTGCACCGTAAGGCCTGTCCCTTTGACCAGACGGCCATCAGCACAGACATCGAGCAGCTTCCTGTCAACACAGCCCTGTTGCAGCTGGTGGGAGGCCAG GTTCCTAAGGCTCAGCCAGTTGCCTTGATTAACAGTCCAGAGGACTCCCAGCATTATGAGGAGGCCAGGCAGTGTGTGGAAGAGCTGGCCCTCTACCTCAAACCTCTCAGCAACACCCGAG gCGTGGGTCTGAGCAGCACAGCCCAGAGCATGCTGAGTCGACCCATGCAGAGGAAACTGGTAACTCTGGTTCATTGTCAGCTGGTGGAAGAAGAGGGCCGTGTTAGAGCCATGAGAGCTGCCCGCTCTCTGGGAGAGCGAACCGTCACCGAACTCATCTTGCAGCACCAGAATCCACAGCAGCTCTCCTCCAATCTGTGGGCTGCTGTCCGTGCAAGAGGATGTCAGTTTCTTGGCCCAG CGATGCAGGAAGAAGCTTTAAAGTTGGTCCTCCTTGCTCTAGAAGATGGTTCAGCTCTGTCTAGGAAGGTGTTGGTCCTTTTTGTAGTCCAGAGGCTTGAGCCACGCTTCCCTCAGGCATCTAAAACTAGCATAGGTCATGTGGTGCAGCTGCTCTACAGGGCTTCCTGCTTCAAG GTCACCAAACGTGATGAAGATTCATCCTTAATGCAGTTGAAGGAGGAATTCCGTACCTATGAGGCTCTGCGGCGTGAGCACGACTCACAGATCGTTCAGATTGCCATGGAGGGTGGATTGCGCATTGCACCGGACCAGTGGTCTTCTCTGTTGTATGGAGATCAATCTCACAAGTCACACATGCAGTCTATCATCGATAAG CTGCAGACCCCAGCCTCTTTTGCTCAGAGTGTCCAAGAGCTGACAATTGCACTGCAAAGGACTGGAGACCCAGCCAACCTTAACAGGCTGCGGCCACACCTGGAACTCCTGGCCAACATTGATCCCAGTCCTG ATGCTCCTCCACCTACATGGGAGCAGCTTGAGAAGGGGTTGGTAGCAGTAAAAACAGTGGTACATGGCCTGGTGGACTTCATCCAAAACCACAGCAAGAAAGGAGCTGATCCCCAACAG CCTCCTCAGCATAGCAAGTACAAGACATACATGTGCCGTGACATGAAACAAAAGGGAGGCTGTCCTCGTGGAGCTAGCTGCACCTTTGCCCACTCTCAGGAAGAACTGGAGAA GTATCGTAAGATGAATAAGCGTCTGGCAGCTCGCCTCCCTGGTTCAGGAGGGCTTTTGCCAGATGAGGGCCTTCCTCTTGATGTAGCAGTGACCCGGAAGCCTTCGCCCCTCACCAATGGCAGTGGTGCACCCTCTTTGCCCCAGCTGATTGCTCGTGGCACTGACACAGTCTCCTATGAACTGTTGCGTAAACCTGTCAAGCTGGATGGAGGAAGTCCTAGTGCCCCAGGATCACCTCCTGATGT GCTGGACCCTCTGCCCAAACCTGGTATGCCTCTGCCACCTCATGCAATGGCACATCCAAGAATGCCCACAGATCACCTCTCTGGAGTAAAGCACATTCCTGTAGTAGCCAGAGGTTCACCAGTGTACCCCCATCCTCAACTCCCTGAGATGTGCTATGAAACACGCCCTCCTCCTTCTGCCTCTCAGTATGAGCCCTCACAGTACCCCACAG GGTACCCGTACCAACAACCACCACAGTATGTTCCACGGGATTACATCCGTAACCCGCCTCCCCCTAGTGAATCAGGACCCCCTTACCAGGACCCTTACTCTAATTATGGCCCCCCGGAGCGCACCTACCAGGCCCCTCACTCTGGCCCACCCTTCTCCTATCCTCACCCTCCACACTATGACAGAGGTCGCCACGGAACCTACGCGGGCCCACCACCTCCCCCACAGCCTTACCCATCTCAAAGGGATGCCCTGGTCAGAATGAGTCCAGCACCTCTGGATGTTCCCCCACAATCAGCAGCGCAGACAAACTCACTCTACCACCAGGAACCCAGTGCGCGGGATAGATACCCACCAGATGGTTACTATCAACCAGGTGGCCAGCCTCCGCCTATGAGGGCTTATGCCAGG GGACCATCATATAGTGGTTCCCAACATAGCCTGGACTACTTACACAGACGTCGGCAGGAGCTGTTATCCCAGCTGGAAGAAAGGAAGGTCATTTCCCCTCCACCGTTTGCTGCTTCACCTACTCTTTCGCACACCTTCCCCAGTGACTACCCACCTGAG TTTGGTGAAGAGAGCTCCAAAACCTTAGTGAAATGCAGAGAGCCTGACTATACAGGGCAATATTCCCCCTGGTCGTGTGAAACTATTGGCTCATACATAGGCTCGAAGGATGCCAAACCCAAAGACGTTATGGTTCCTGGTACCATGGAGATGATG AATGTGGAAGCTAAAGGTCTTAGGGAACCATCACTGGATGCTCCTCGGAGAGGTGCAGATGTTAAGGATGATGACCCTATAATTCCATTTGGCCCTCAACCCACCGTGTCTCGCTTTGGTGCTATTTCTCGCACCTCAAAGACGGGCTACCAGACCACTGGTCCTGTGCAGGCTATGGCCTCAACTCCTCAGAACCCAACCTCTAAACATATGGCCATGCCAG AATACACTTATGGAAGCCATGGAGGATGGGGTGGAGCTTCATACCCCTCCCACCagactgcctcctcctctcagggACATTTTAGTGAGCG CCTACCAATGGCAGCCCCAGACAGAGAACAGTTAAAGATTGAGTTGCAGCAGGTTAACCAGCAGATCAACCAGCAGACCCAAATGCACAGCATTGAG GCTGCCAGTAACTCTTTGCTTCTGCAGAGGGAGGCCAGTGCTTTGGCAGTTCAGCCTGTGCAGCCCAGCCAGGGCCAGGCAGGAGTAgccacacaacagcagcaggccaagtggccagcagggggagcaaaTGCAACAGCTGTCTCCAGTGAACAGTTAAGCCTGGAGCTCCaccaggtggagagagagattGGCAAGAGGACCCGCGAAATGGCTATG GAAAACCAAGTAGCCCATGATGTCCAGCAGTATAAGATGAAACCTACAGAGAATGGACAGCCAGAGCACAAGACTCAGTTGGAAGAAATCTCGCTGGCTCTTGG CGAGGTGTCAAATGGCTCCAGCAGTCTGCAAGAAAGTGCAGTGGGCGGGTCCATGCTGTCACTGACAAATAAGACGTCTGCTTTGAGCCTATGCTCCGATCAGGGTGCTACTGGCTCAGAGGTGCAGAAGAATGGGGTTGTCCATTCCTGCTCTTAG
- the rc3h1b gene encoding roquin-1 isoform X1: MPVQAPQWTEFLLCPICTQTFEETVRRPISLGCGHTVCKMCLNKLHRKACPFDQTAISTDIEQLPVNTALLQLVGGQVPKAQPVALINSPEDSQHYEEARQCVEELALYLKPLSNTRGVGLSSTAQSMLSRPMQRKLVTLVHCQLVEEEGRVRAMRAARSLGERTVTELILQHQNPQQLSSNLWAAVRARGCQFLGPAMQEEALKLVLLALEDGSALSRKVLVLFVVQRLEPRFPQASKTSIGHVVQLLYRASCFKVTKRDEDSSLMQLKEEFRTYEALRREHDSQIVQIAMEGGLRIAPDQWSSLLYGDQSHKSHMQSIIDKLQTPASFAQSVQELTIALQRTGDPANLNRLRPHLELLANIDPSPDAPPPTWEQLEKGLVAVKTVVHGLVDFIQNHSKKGADPQQPPQHSKYKTYMCRDMKQKGGCPRGASCTFAHSQEELEKYRKMNKRLAARLPGSGGLLPDEGLPLDVAVTRKPSPLTNGSGAPSLPQLIARGTDTVSYELLRKPVKLDGGSPSAPGSPPDVLDPLPKPGMPLPPHAMAHPRMPTDHLSGVKHIPVVARGSPVYPHPQLPEMCYETRPPPSASQYEPSQYPTGYPYQQPPQYVPRDYIRNPPPPSESGPPYQDPYSNYGPPERTYQAPHSGPPFSYPHPPHYDRGRHGTYAGPPPPPQPYPSQRDALVRMSPAPLDVPPQSAAQTNSLYHQEPSARDRYPPDGYYQPGGQPPPMRAYARGPSYSGSQHSLDYLHRRRQELLSQLEERKVISPPPFAASPTLSHTFPSDYPPEFGEESSKTLVKCREPDYTGQYSPWSCETIGSYIGSKDAKPKDVMVPGTMEMMNVEAKGLREPSLDAPRRGADVKDDDPIIPFGPQPTVSRFGAISRTSKTGYQTTGPVQAMASTPQNPTSKHMAMPAEYTYGSHGGWGGASYPSHQTASSSQGHFSERLPMAAPDREQLKIELQQVNQQINQQTQMHSIEAASNSLLLQREASALAVQPVQPSQGQAGVATQQQQAKWPAGGANATAVSSEQLSLELHQVEREIGKRTREMAMENQVAHDVQQYKMKPTENGQPEHKTQLEEISLALGEVSNGSSSLQESAVGGSMLSLTNKTSALSLCSDQGATGSEVQKNGVVHSCS; the protein is encoded by the exons ATGCCAGTGCAAGCACCACAATGGACAGAGTTCCTGTTGTGCCcaatctgcacacagacatttgAGGAGACTGTTCGCCGGCCCATCAGTCTGGGCTGTGGACATACTGTCTGCAAGATGTGCCTGAACAAGTTGCACCGTAAGGCCTGTCCCTTTGACCAGACGGCCATCAGCACAGACATCGAGCAGCTTCCTGTCAACACAGCCCTGTTGCAGCTGGTGGGAGGCCAG GTTCCTAAGGCTCAGCCAGTTGCCTTGATTAACAGTCCAGAGGACTCCCAGCATTATGAGGAGGCCAGGCAGTGTGTGGAAGAGCTGGCCCTCTACCTCAAACCTCTCAGCAACACCCGAG gCGTGGGTCTGAGCAGCACAGCCCAGAGCATGCTGAGTCGACCCATGCAGAGGAAACTGGTAACTCTGGTTCATTGTCAGCTGGTGGAAGAAGAGGGCCGTGTTAGAGCCATGAGAGCTGCCCGCTCTCTGGGAGAGCGAACCGTCACCGAACTCATCTTGCAGCACCAGAATCCACAGCAGCTCTCCTCCAATCTGTGGGCTGCTGTCCGTGCAAGAGGATGTCAGTTTCTTGGCCCAG CGATGCAGGAAGAAGCTTTAAAGTTGGTCCTCCTTGCTCTAGAAGATGGTTCAGCTCTGTCTAGGAAGGTGTTGGTCCTTTTTGTAGTCCAGAGGCTTGAGCCACGCTTCCCTCAGGCATCTAAAACTAGCATAGGTCATGTGGTGCAGCTGCTCTACAGGGCTTCCTGCTTCAAG GTCACCAAACGTGATGAAGATTCATCCTTAATGCAGTTGAAGGAGGAATTCCGTACCTATGAGGCTCTGCGGCGTGAGCACGACTCACAGATCGTTCAGATTGCCATGGAGGGTGGATTGCGCATTGCACCGGACCAGTGGTCTTCTCTGTTGTATGGAGATCAATCTCACAAGTCACACATGCAGTCTATCATCGATAAG CTGCAGACCCCAGCCTCTTTTGCTCAGAGTGTCCAAGAGCTGACAATTGCACTGCAAAGGACTGGAGACCCAGCCAACCTTAACAGGCTGCGGCCACACCTGGAACTCCTGGCCAACATTGATCCCAGTCCTG ATGCTCCTCCACCTACATGGGAGCAGCTTGAGAAGGGGTTGGTAGCAGTAAAAACAGTGGTACATGGCCTGGTGGACTTCATCCAAAACCACAGCAAGAAAGGAGCTGATCCCCAACAG CCTCCTCAGCATAGCAAGTACAAGACATACATGTGCCGTGACATGAAACAAAAGGGAGGCTGTCCTCGTGGAGCTAGCTGCACCTTTGCCCACTCTCAGGAAGAACTGGAGAA GTATCGTAAGATGAATAAGCGTCTGGCAGCTCGCCTCCCTGGTTCAGGAGGGCTTTTGCCAGATGAGGGCCTTCCTCTTGATGTAGCAGTGACCCGGAAGCCTTCGCCCCTCACCAATGGCAGTGGTGCACCCTCTTTGCCCCAGCTGATTGCTCGTGGCACTGACACAGTCTCCTATGAACTGTTGCGTAAACCTGTCAAGCTGGATGGAGGAAGTCCTAGTGCCCCAGGATCACCTCCTGATGT GCTGGACCCTCTGCCCAAACCTGGTATGCCTCTGCCACCTCATGCAATGGCACATCCAAGAATGCCCACAGATCACCTCTCTGGAGTAAAGCACATTCCTGTAGTAGCCAGAGGTTCACCAGTGTACCCCCATCCTCAACTCCCTGAGATGTGCTATGAAACACGCCCTCCTCCTTCTGCCTCTCAGTATGAGCCCTCACAGTACCCCACAG GGTACCCGTACCAACAACCACCACAGTATGTTCCACGGGATTACATCCGTAACCCGCCTCCCCCTAGTGAATCAGGACCCCCTTACCAGGACCCTTACTCTAATTATGGCCCCCCGGAGCGCACCTACCAGGCCCCTCACTCTGGCCCACCCTTCTCCTATCCTCACCCTCCACACTATGACAGAGGTCGCCACGGAACCTACGCGGGCCCACCACCTCCCCCACAGCCTTACCCATCTCAAAGGGATGCCCTGGTCAGAATGAGTCCAGCACCTCTGGATGTTCCCCCACAATCAGCAGCGCAGACAAACTCACTCTACCACCAGGAACCCAGTGCGCGGGATAGATACCCACCAGATGGTTACTATCAACCAGGTGGCCAGCCTCCGCCTATGAGGGCTTATGCCAGG GGACCATCATATAGTGGTTCCCAACATAGCCTGGACTACTTACACAGACGTCGGCAGGAGCTGTTATCCCAGCTGGAAGAAAGGAAGGTCATTTCCCCTCCACCGTTTGCTGCTTCACCTACTCTTTCGCACACCTTCCCCAGTGACTACCCACCTGAG TTTGGTGAAGAGAGCTCCAAAACCTTAGTGAAATGCAGAGAGCCTGACTATACAGGGCAATATTCCCCCTGGTCGTGTGAAACTATTGGCTCATACATAGGCTCGAAGGATGCCAAACCCAAAGACGTTATGGTTCCTGGTACCATGGAGATGATG AATGTGGAAGCTAAAGGTCTTAGGGAACCATCACTGGATGCTCCTCGGAGAGGTGCAGATGTTAAGGATGATGACCCTATAATTCCATTTGGCCCTCAACCCACCGTGTCTCGCTTTGGTGCTATTTCTCGCACCTCAAAGACGGGCTACCAGACCACTGGTCCTGTGCAGGCTATGGCCTCAACTCCTCAGAACCCAACCTCTAAACATATGGCCATGCCAG CAGAATACACTTATGGAAGCCATGGAGGATGGGGTGGAGCTTCATACCCCTCCCACCagactgcctcctcctctcagggACATTTTAGTGAGCG CCTACCAATGGCAGCCCCAGACAGAGAACAGTTAAAGATTGAGTTGCAGCAGGTTAACCAGCAGATCAACCAGCAGACCCAAATGCACAGCATTGAG GCTGCCAGTAACTCTTTGCTTCTGCAGAGGGAGGCCAGTGCTTTGGCAGTTCAGCCTGTGCAGCCCAGCCAGGGCCAGGCAGGAGTAgccacacaacagcagcaggccaagtggccagcagggggagcaaaTGCAACAGCTGTCTCCAGTGAACAGTTAAGCCTGGAGCTCCaccaggtggagagagagattGGCAAGAGGACCCGCGAAATGGCTATG GAAAACCAAGTAGCCCATGATGTCCAGCAGTATAAGATGAAACCTACAGAGAATGGACAGCCAGAGCACAAGACTCAGTTGGAAGAAATCTCGCTGGCTCTTGG CGAGGTGTCAAATGGCTCCAGCAGTCTGCAAGAAAGTGCAGTGGGCGGGTCCATGCTGTCACTGACAAATAAGACGTCTGCTTTGAGCCTATGCTCCGATCAGGGTGCTACTGGCTCAGAGGTGCAGAAGAATGGGGTTGTCCATTCCTGCTCTTAG